A stretch of Calditrichia bacterium DNA encodes these proteins:
- a CDS encoding glycoside hydrolase family 9 protein: MKHITSLFILVVGLVTAANGQQSWIRINQVGYTLDAVKVAVLGSKAEDLSVTSFEIVDVLTGKTVHKSNKIRSFGAYASFGKIFRLDFSDFSENGTFFIRAGKVESPPFPIDETVYNGAADFLLKYMRQQRCGYNPFLRDSCHTQDGFIVDFPARDSMHIDVTGGWHDASDYLQYVTTSANATYQMMFAYQQNPAAFGDIFDKNGDPGANGIPDVLDEAKWGLDWLDKMNPEDGIMFNQIADDRDHTKFTLPTLDSVSYGKGRERPVYLVTGKPQGLGKYKNRSTGVSSTAAKYASAFALGADVMAQFYPGFSQKITAKAKAAFTFAKSDLGVNQTASNRAPYFYEEDNYVDDMELAAVQLFRHSGDSAWLAEAVYWGELEPVTPWMSANTARHYQWYPFVNLGHFHVAQAADSLNRAKFIAFLKQGIDAIYNRGQENGFLMGIPFIWCSNNLVAAALTQLRIYQQLTGDNQYAEMEAALRDWLFGCNPWGTSMIVGYPEDGDTPVDPHSALTAVFNFDIDGGLVDGPVYSSIFNRLRGLRIVNGDEYAEFQSELCVYHDDYGDYSTNEPTMDGTASLTFYLSSLENHDRSPKNIQMRHGAIVRGDTTAKKIHLVFTGHEFSEGGKHIRNVLKNKGIPAHFFFTGDFYRNRANKKLIEQLRKDGHYLGAHSDKHLLYATWENRDSLLVDKSLFISDLKNNYREMARFGITPKDAPFFLPPYEWYNRTIAKWTRELGLTLINFSHGTRSNADYTWPEMGDKYVNSEVIYQSILDYERTSPNGLNGFILLLHIGTDPARTDKFYLKLENLIDELMSKGYQFSTIAF; encoded by the coding sequence ATGAAACACATTACCTCGCTTTTCATTCTGGTCGTCGGGTTGGTTACAGCCGCAAACGGACAGCAAAGCTGGATCAGAATCAATCAGGTTGGCTATACGCTGGATGCCGTGAAAGTGGCTGTTTTGGGCAGCAAAGCAGAAGATCTGTCCGTTACATCGTTTGAAATTGTTGATGTGCTAACCGGAAAAACGGTGCATAAAAGCAATAAAATCAGGAGCTTCGGCGCTTACGCCAGTTTCGGAAAAATATTCCGGTTGGACTTTTCTGATTTTTCTGAAAACGGTACGTTTTTTATTCGCGCCGGAAAAGTTGAATCGCCACCGTTCCCAATCGATGAAACGGTGTATAACGGCGCGGCGGATTTCCTGCTGAAATACATGCGTCAGCAGCGCTGCGGATACAACCCGTTTTTGCGGGATTCCTGCCACACGCAGGATGGTTTTATCGTGGATTTTCCGGCGCGGGATTCGATGCACATCGACGTAACCGGCGGCTGGCACGATGCCTCGGATTATCTGCAATATGTCACCACATCGGCGAACGCAACCTATCAAATGATGTTCGCGTATCAGCAAAACCCCGCCGCTTTCGGCGATATATTCGACAAAAACGGCGATCCCGGTGCAAACGGCATCCCCGATGTTCTCGACGAAGCCAAATGGGGATTGGACTGGCTGGATAAAATGAATCCGGAAGATGGCATCATGTTCAACCAGATTGCCGACGACCGCGATCACACCAAATTTACGCTGCCGACACTCGATTCGGTGAGTTACGGAAAAGGGCGGGAACGTCCGGTCTATCTGGTTACCGGCAAGCCGCAGGGATTGGGGAAATACAAAAATCGCTCTACCGGCGTTTCGTCAACTGCCGCAAAATATGCGTCCGCGTTCGCGCTCGGCGCAGATGTGATGGCGCAATTTTATCCCGGATTTTCTCAAAAAATCACTGCAAAAGCCAAAGCCGCTTTCACATTTGCCAAATCCGATTTGGGTGTGAACCAGACTGCCAGCAACCGTGCACCCTATTTTTACGAAGAAGATAACTATGTGGATGATATGGAGTTAGCTGCTGTACAATTATTCCGGCATTCAGGGGATTCCGCATGGTTGGCCGAAGCCGTTTATTGGGGCGAACTGGAGCCGGTGACGCCGTGGATGAGCGCCAACACCGCCCGACATTACCAATGGTATCCGTTTGTGAATCTGGGGCATTTTCATGTCGCGCAGGCGGCAGACAGTTTGAATCGCGCCAAATTTATCGCATTTTTGAAACAGGGCATCGATGCAATTTACAACCGCGGACAGGAAAACGGCTTTTTGATGGGCATTCCGTTTATCTGGTGCTCGAACAATCTGGTTGCAGCAGCCTTGACACAACTCCGGATTTATCAACAACTTACGGGCGATAATCAATACGCGGAAATGGAAGCAGCACTGCGCGATTGGCTGTTCGGCTGCAATCCGTGGGGCACCAGCATGATTGTCGGTTATCCCGAAGATGGCGATACGCCGGTTGATCCGCATTCAGCGTTGACCGCCGTTTTCAATTTTGACATCGATGGCGGATTGGTTGACGGACCCGTTTACTCCTCGATTTTTAACCGGTTGCGCGGGCTGCGCATTGTGAACGGCGATGAATACGCCGAATTTCAGTCGGAACTGTGCGTTTATCACGATGATTACGGCGATTACTCCACCAACGAACCGACAATGGACGGCACCGCCAGCCTCACGTTTTATCTCTCTTCGCTGGAAAATCACGATCGATCGCCGAAAAATATACAGATGCGCCACGGTGCCATCGTTCGCGGCGATACAACCGCGAAAAAAATCCATCTGGTATTCACCGGACACGAATTTAGCGAAGGCGGCAAGCACATCCGAAACGTGCTGAAAAATAAGGGAATTCCGGCGCACTTTTTTTTCACCGGCGATTTTTATCGCAATCGTGCAAACAAAAAGCTGATCGAACAGTTGCGAAAGGACGGGCATTATCTCGGTGCGCATTCGGACAAACATTTGCTGTATGCAACTTGGGAAAACCGCGATTCGTTGCTCGTTGATAAATCGTTGTTTATTAGTGATTTAAAAAATAATTATCGCGAAATGGCAAGGTTTGGCATCACCCCAAAAGACGCCCCATTTTTCCTGCCGCCATACGAATGGTATAACAGAACCATTGCCAAATGGACCCGGGAACTGGGGCTGACGCTGATCAATTTTTCGCACGGTACGCGCTCGAATGCGGACTACACCTGGCCGGAAATGGGCGACAAATATGTGAACAGCGAGGTTATTTACCAATCCATTCTGGATTACGAACGCACATCGCCAAACGGGCTGAACGGGTTTATTTTGCTGCTGCACATCGGCACCGATCCGGCGCGAACCGATAAATTTTATCTCAAATTGGAAAATTTGATCGATGAACTCATGAGCAAAGGCTATCAATTTTCAACGATTGCCTTTTGA
- a CDS encoding metallophosphoesterase → MKKIIHLSDLHLGYENLEERFRDMLARLVFHKTPAEDYVVVITGDLVENGSDPMQFDKARFYIDHLTENGFPVLVVPGNHDYGPGSLGNSANVAKFKKAFFGDAEMMYPKLDIIENMAFIGLDSMAEELHWYDRLFAEGELGEAQLRRLQDLLNHDSVNKCAATIIYLHHHPFHPLMFHQLKDTDKFREVLADHRVDVLLFGHNHEGQIWNGGWGISRAYDGGTSTAKDGKPCPHRIINLDQSPAFDYDARF, encoded by the coding sequence ATGAAAAAAATCATCCATTTATCAGATTTACATTTAGGTTACGAAAATCTGGAAGAGCGGTTTCGCGATATGCTCGCCCGGTTGGTGTTCCACAAAACACCGGCGGAGGATTACGTTGTGGTCATCACAGGCGATCTGGTGGAAAATGGCTCCGACCCGATGCAATTCGACAAAGCCCGGTTTTACATCGATCACCTCACCGAAAACGGGTTTCCCGTACTGGTTGTGCCAGGCAATCACGATTACGGACCCGGATCGTTGGGCAATTCTGCAAACGTTGCCAAATTCAAAAAAGCGTTTTTTGGCGATGCCGAAATGATGTACCCGAAGCTGGATATTATTGAAAATATGGCATTTATCGGTCTCGATTCGATGGCGGAAGAATTGCACTGGTACGATCGTTTGTTCGCCGAAGGCGAGCTGGGAGAGGCGCAATTGCGTCGCTTACAGGATTTGTTGAATCATGATTCCGTCAATAAATGTGCCGCCACAATCATTTATTTGCACCATCACCCGTTTCATCCGCTCATGTTTCATCAATTAAAAGATACTGACAAATTTCGCGAAGTGTTGGCTGATCATCGCGTTGATGTGCTGCTGTTTGGTCACAATCACGAAGGGCAAATCTGGAACGGCGGTTGGGGCATTTCGCGTGCATACGATGGCGGCACCTCCACCGCGAAAGACGGAAAACCCTGCCCTCACCGAATTATCAACCTCGATCAATCGCCGGCATTTGATTACGACGCCAGATTTTAA
- the tal gene encoding transaldolase, giving the protein MEKIKKLIDYGQSYWLDNLSREMIRNGELRRRVEKEGLRGITSNPAIFNNAISNSNAYDEQIHELFAAGKSVEEIYEVLAVQDVQDACDLMRPVFDESDGLDGFVSLEVSPHLANDTEGTIAEGHRLYQAVNRPNLMIKVPGTEAGVPAIEQLLFDGVNVNVTLLFAIDSYNAVAKAYLRALKRRFDAGKPVNKIRSVASFFLSRIDVLVDKQLETIVNSAENAKKSHKAQQLMGKVAIASAKLAYQDFKKIFSGSDWLELVEKGAAVQRPLWASTSTKNPEYRDVMYVEPLIGPDTVNTLPEQTIEAFADHGELVANTIEDGITEARQALEDLAEVGIDLEKVTDQLVEEGIQKFVDPFVTLLNSIREETAKVQMQ; this is encoded by the coding sequence ATGGAAAAAATAAAAAAATTGATAGATTACGGCCAGAGCTATTGGCTGGACAACCTGTCGCGGGAAATGATCCGCAATGGCGAGCTGCGCCGCCGTGTTGAAAAAGAAGGGTTGCGCGGAATTACCTCAAATCCGGCGATTTTCAATAACGCGATATCCAACAGTAATGCGTATGATGAGCAGATTCACGAACTGTTTGCAGCGGGCAAGTCCGTCGAAGAAATTTACGAAGTGCTCGCGGTGCAGGACGTGCAGGATGCCTGCGATCTGATGCGCCCGGTTTTCGATGAATCCGACGGTCTGGATGGGTTTGTGAGCCTGGAAGTATCGCCGCATTTGGCAAATGATACCGAAGGTACGATCGCCGAAGGGCACCGGCTGTATCAGGCGGTCAACCGCCCGAATTTGATGATCAAAGTACCCGGCACCGAAGCCGGCGTTCCGGCAATCGAACAGTTGTTGTTTGATGGTGTCAACGTAAATGTAACGCTATTGTTTGCGATAGACAGTTACAACGCAGTGGCAAAAGCATATTTGCGTGCCCTGAAACGGCGTTTTGATGCGGGTAAACCGGTGAATAAAATTCGTTCGGTTGCCAGCTTTTTCCTCAGCCGGATAGATGTTTTGGTTGACAAACAGTTGGAAACCATTGTCAATTCTGCGGAAAATGCCAAAAAATCGCACAAAGCACAGCAATTGATGGGCAAAGTTGCCATTGCGAGTGCCAAGCTGGCTTATCAGGATTTCAAAAAGATATTTTCCGGCAGCGATTGGCTGGAACTGGTGGAAAAAGGCGCAGCCGTTCAGCGTCCGCTGTGGGCGAGCACCAGCACCAAAAACCCGGAATATCGCGATGTGATGTATGTTGAGCCGCTGATCGGACCGGACACGGTGAATACGTTGCCGGAACAAACCATCGAAGCATTTGCCGATCATGGCGAGCTGGTTGCCAATACCATCGAAGATGGCATTACCGAAGCGCGGCAGGCGTTGGAAGATTTGGCGGAAGTTGGCATCGATCTGGAAAAAGTGACCGATCAACTGGTGGAAGAAGGCATCCAAAAATTTGTCGATCCGTTTGTTACCCTGCTCAATTCAATCCGCGAAGAAACGGCAAAAGTGCAAATGCAATAG